A region of the Muricauda sp. MAR_2010_75 genome:
GACAAGTATATCACCAACGAAAAAGCCAAACTGGACCTCGTAGCGCATATTGTCTACTGGGGCGATGATCCATATACATTATCTATGTTCTATTTTGGCTTACCACTCTCGGGCTTTGTGGGAAATGGTGGGCACTTTGTAAAAGGTGGTTCTCAACAGCTTTCCAACCATTTTGCCACATTTATAGAGAAGAATGGTGGTCAAGTTTTATTAGGGAAAAAAGTAGAGAAAATCGTTACACAAAATGGCCGGGTAACGGGGGTTACTTTCCGCGATAGTTTTAATAAAAGTTTGGAACCTGTAACCATTACATGCGATAATGTCGTGGCAAATTGCGCCATCCCTTTGGTGCCATCAATGTTGGATGAACCCCATGCAACTGTCCTTCAACAAAAAATAAAGAGTAAAACCCATTCTTGCTCCCTACTGTGCATATATCTTGGCTTTAAAGCAGAATTGGGTAGCTTGGGTGTAAAACACTATTCAAATTATATTCCGGGCGAGGGCGTGAAGTCCTTAAAAGATGTGAAACCCAATCACGTGGGTGATTGGTCAAAACGCAGCTTTATTTTTGTGGATTATGGTCAGATTGATGCCCAACTGGCGCCACCAAACAAATCTGCAGGTGTCATCTGTGCAGTGGACTATCTGAAAGACTGGGAAAATTTAAATAAAGAAGATTACAAGGCAAAAAAGGAAGAGGTAGCCCAAGTATTATTGCAGCGTTTAGAAAAACAATTTCCGGGAATCCGTGATCTTATTGAATACCACGAAGTGGCAACACCCAAAACGGTTCAACAATACACCTCGAATCCAAGTGGGTCGGTTTATGGTTTCGCCCAAACCTTGGAACAATCTGGCACCAAGCGATTGAGAAACAACTTCTTGATTCCAAACTTGTATTTTGCATCAGCATGGGCGTTTCCAGGAGGCGGTTTTGAGGGAAGCATTACAGGAGGTTTTTTAGCTGCCTTACAAATGAGCAAGGATAAAATCTGGGCTGAAACTGATGGAGAGATGTATTTAGACAACAGAGTTGTAAAACTCATAGCGAAGAATACGATAAATGACCAGACGATTGAATTGAAATTTGCGAAGTCAGCAAATTTTGAACATCAGAAAGGAGACCATGTCATTTTTAAACTACGTAACCCAAAGGCTCTTGAGTTGGACTTGCCCTATCGTTGGTTGCCCATTCAATCCGCGGCAGATGAGTCAAATATAACTTTCCATATTCCCAAAGAAAATGACGGTTTTTCAAAGAACTGTAAACGACTCGAAATTGGAGAGGAAGCCTTGGTAATGGGACCTATGGGTTAAAAAGTTTCTACAAAAAGTAAAAGGAATAAATCATGAAAGGAGCAATTTTTTTCTCTGGCAAATATGGCAGTACAGAGCAGTACGCCAACTGGATAAGTGAAGCCACAGGGCTACCCGTATTCGATATCAAAGACTCCCAAGCCAACCCGTCCAAATACGATTTTCTGATATTGGGCAGCTCAATAATCTATTTTAAGTTGACCATGAGAAAATGGGCAAAAAAGAACCTAGCCACTCTTAAACACAGGTCAAAGGTATTGTTCTCTGTTTCTGGAGCTGGGCCTAGCGACAAACTCGAAGGTTGGGTCTCCAATTCATTCCCACCTGAATTATTATCGCAAATGGAGCACATAGCCCTTCACGGAAGATTGGATCACTCCAAAGTTAGCTGGGGAGTACGATTAATGCTCTGGATAGGGTCTCTTATTAATTCAAATCCCGAAGCCAGCAAAGATGAACGATTGGGCTTTGACTACATGAACAAGTCAAGTATTGAACCAATTGTAAAACTGGCTAAACAATTTCAAAAAAACGAAACAACAGAATAGCTATTATAGAAATTGAACTCCTAAATAAAAATTGAAATGCCCTTACTTGAACTCTACAATGATGGCTAATATTAGCAATCTGCGAAAATCCATCCAGAAAGAATAACTGCGACAATCTTAAAAAAAGTATTCCTAAAGCAGATTCTAAGATTCTTATAGGTTGTACATCCTATCCCACCTTCGGCAACTCCCAACCATTATGGTATGCCTTTGCTAATTGCGCATTGGCTTCCGTATTTGTAAATTGGTTTTGGTCGGTATTCCAGAACAAACGCTCGCCCGTTTTATAGGCAATATTGCCCATGTGGCTTACCACGGCGGCATCATACCCCACTTTAATCGGCGCATTGAGCATAGTTTTATCCCGTGATTTAACGGCATCCAAAAAGTTTGTAGTGTGCAAATCCAATCCATTGGCATCAACTTGTTGTAAGGGAACCGGCTCTATTTTAGGGCCATTGTCTTGGCTCCAATTTGGGCGGTC
Encoded here:
- a CDS encoding flavodoxin domain-containing protein, which gives rise to MKGAIFFSGKYGSTEQYANWISEATGLPVFDIKDSQANPSKYDFLILGSSIIYFKLTMRKWAKKNLATLKHRSKVLFSVSGAGPSDKLEGWVSNSFPPELLSQMEHIALHGRLDHSKVSWGVRLMLWIGSLINSNPEASKDERLGFDYMNKSSIEPIVKLAKQFQKNETTE
- a CDS encoding FAD-dependent oxidoreductase, producing the protein MRYNTVIIGGGLAGLTAGATLSKFGKKVLLVEQHYKPGGCATSFKRGDLMIEVGLHEMSGLVENGSMFRIFDMLDVNKEVQFLKVPEFYAVHSNKDTFVFPHGFDTATKALINKYPDEEKGIKRFMKLIAGIRKDALSLPRSPLKRKLIYPLIPLLYPNLVEASKHTVGTWLDKYITNEKAKLDLVAHIVYWGDDPYTLSMFYFGLPLSGFVGNGGHFVKGGSQQLSNHFATFIEKNGGQVLLGKKVEKIVTQNGRVTGVTFRDSFNKSLEPVTITCDNVVANCAIPLVPSMLDEPHATVLQQKIKSKTHSCSLLCIYLGFKAELGSLGVKHYSNYIPGEGVKSLKDVKPNHVGDWSKRSFIFVDYGQIDAQLAPPNKSAGVICAVDYLKDWENLNKEDYKAKKEEVAQVLLQRLEKQFPGIRDLIEYHEVATPKTVQQYTSNPSGSVYGFAQTLEQSGTKRLRNNFLIPNLYFASAWAFPGGGFEGSITGGFLAALQMSKDKIWAETDGEMYLDNRVVKLIAKNTINDQTIELKFAKSANFEHQKGDHVIFKLRNPKALELDLPYRWLPIQSAADESNITFHIPKENDGFSKNCKRLEIGEEALVMGPMG